Part of the Labrenzia sp. PHM005 genome is shown below.
CAATCGATTCCAGCGAAATTCCGGCGTCGCCCATGCGGCTTGCGATTTCGGCAAAAGCTCCCGGACGGTCATAAACCGACAAACGGATGTAGTAACCGCCTTCATGCAACCGCATACGGGCCCGTTCATAGGGCTGCAATTCAGCAGCTGGCATGCCCAGAACCGGAGTTTTGTCGCCACGGGCGATGTCTGTGATATCAGCAACCACGGACGAGGCGGTCGCATTGCCGCCGGCGCCCGGGCCAACGAGAACGATTTCGCCGACGTAATCGCCATCGACTGCTACCGCATTCAAGACGCCATCGATCCGGGCAATCGCCGATGTTTTCGGCACCATGGTCGGATGTACGCGTTGTTCAATGCCAGTATCGGTGCGGTGCGCCACACCCAGAAGCTTGATCCGAAAACCGAGTTCGTCAGCGGCCTGAATATCCGCCGTGGTGATGGAGGTAATCCCCTCCATGAAAATATTGTCGCTGGCGATTTCCGTGCCAAAGGCAAGGCTCGTCAGAATGGCCAGCTTGTGCGCCGTATCATTACCTTCAATATCGAAGGTGGGATCAGCCTCCGCATACCCAAGGCGTTGAGCGTCGGCCAAACACGCCTCAAAGCTCAAGCCCTCGGCCTCCATCCGGGTGAGGATGTAGTTACAGGTGCCGTTGAGGATGCCGTAAACACGGCTGACATCGTTCCCGGCCAGGGACTCGCGCATGGTCTTGACGATCGGAATACCGCCAGCCACAGCTGCTTCATAGTTCAGGCAGGCGCCGTTTTCTTCGGCAAGGCGCGCAAGATCAACGCCGTGTTTGGCAAGAAGCGCCTTATTTGCAGTGACGACATCAATACCGCGGCTGAGCGCAGCCCGCACACTGTCTTCTGCTGTGCCGCTATCTCCGCCGATCAGTTCGACAAATACGTCAAGATCGGCTTTTTCCGCCATTTCGACCGGATCGGTGTACCAAGCATAGCTGCTGGTATCAAAGCCGCGATCTTTGGTTTTGTCTCGGGCACTGACGGCAATTACATCAATCCCCCGGCCAGTTTTTGATGCAATCTGTGCTGCATGCTTATTCTGGCCTGCATGTTTGTTGAGAAGTTGCACCACGGAGGCACCGACCGTTCCAAGGCCAGCAACGCCGATTTTCAATGCGTCTGCCATTCGGGGATTAATCCAATTCTATTCAGCTAGATGTCTCGAGCGGGATGACGTTGTGCAGCTTTTGGTCCGCAGTTTCAAGGAACCGGCGAACATTTCTTGCAGCCTGCCGCAGGCGTTGCTCGTTTTCCACCAGCCCGATGCGGACGAAACCGTCTCCGTATTCGCCAAAACCAATACCCGGTGCAACCGCAACATCAGCGCGTTCAAGCAGCAGTTTGGAGAACTCAAGGCTGCCAAGAGACCTGAACTTATCCGGGATCGGAGCCCAGCAGAACATGCTGGCTTCCGGCGCAGGTATGTCCCATCCGGCCCTGCCGAAACTCTCCACCACCACATCGCGTCTTTTCTTGTAGATCTCGCGGGTTTCGCGGATGCAGTCTTCAGGCCCGTTCAAGGCCGCGGTTGCCGCTACCTGGATCGGTGTAAACGCGCCATAATCGAGATAGGATTTCACCCGGCCAAGCGCACCGACGAGGCGCTCGTTGCCAACCGCAAACCCCATGCGCCACCCTGGCATGGAAAATGTCTTGGAAAGCGAATTGAATTCCACGGTCACATCCATTGCGCCCGGCACCTGGAGCACGGACGGCGGCGGCGTTTCGCCGAAATAGATTTCCGAATAGGCGAGATCGGACAGGATGAAGATGTTGTGTTTGCGCGCAAAAGCAACAACATCCTTATAGAAATCAAGGTCCGCACAATAGGCCGTCGGGTTTGCCGGATAACACAGGATTATCGCAATCGGCTTGGGTACGGAGTGGATGACCGCCTTTTCCAGAGCCTCAAAGAACCCAGCGTTTGGTTCGGCGGGAATATTGCGGATCGAAGCCCCGGCCATCAGAAAGCCGAAGGTGTGGATCGGATAACTTGGGTTCGGACTCAAAATCACATCACCGGGCGCAGAAATCGCTTGTGCCATATTGGCAAAGCCTTCCTTGGAGCCGAGGGTCGCAATTACCTGGGTATCGGGATCAAGCTTCACTCCGAACCGGCGCTCATAATAGGCGGCCTGAGCCTTGCGCAGCCCCTGGATACCCTTCGAAGCGGAATACCGATGGCTGCGGGGGTCCTGCACCACTTCTGTCAGCTTATCGACGATGTGTTTGGGGGTCGGCAAATCCGGGTTGCCCATACCAAGGTCAATTATATCCGCACCCGCCGCGCGCGCTTTTGCTTTCAAGCGGTTGACCTGTTCAAAAACATACGGCGGCAGCCGTTTGATTTTGTGGAATTCCTCCATGGGTGCGGATCCTTGCGGCTTGGTATTTTGGAACACGATTTTGCCGGAGAGGCGGTCTCGCGCGCCCTTTTAACAGGCCTTTTTCATTTTCGCACCCATCTTTCATAGGCAAGCCAACTAATTGTGCATTTCACCAAGTTCCAAAATTTCGGTGTCTTTGCGTAACCCAACCGCAATCGGCAATACCAGTTCAACAAACACCCCAAAATGAGATTTTGACTGACCTCCGCTTAGGCCAAACCGGAATGTAATTGCATGAAGTTTTGTTGATCATTTTTTTCCGGGAGCTTGTCCGCAGGCAAGGCAATGATAACCGTTTGTCCACGCCCTCTGTTTTTCGCTTCGTAAGTCGCCTTGTCCGCAACTTCGAGGGCTTCATCAATACCGCGCTTGACCGGCACATAGCTGATACCGGCACTCAGGCTGACTTGGGCATCCCCATTGGTGGCCTGCAAACATGCATCGGCAAAACGTTGTTTTATCTGCACAACCAGGTGCTTAGCCTGTTTGGGTCCTATGCCTTGACACAAAATAGCAAATTCATCGCCTCCAAGGCGCCCTGCAACGGTATTGACCAGCTGCGTGTCCCGGCAGACGGATCCGAACATACGTAATACGCAGTCCCCCATAGCATGACCAAACGTATCGTTGATGAGTTTAAAATCATCGATGTCAAAGCGGATAACGGTCAAAAAGTCCGCGCCTGTGAGCCGCCGTTTCAGTGCCTCTGCATGTTCGAAAATGGCACGGCGATTTGGCAAGCCCGTTAGACTGTCCAAGTAAGCTTTCGTTTTAAACTGCAGAAGCGATCTTTCGATTGGCATGGACAGCGACGTGAACATACACAAGACCATGGACACCAAAATGACAAGCAAAGCGATGGTCACCACATAGCCTTTGATGGCTTCAAGAAATTCATTGCTGGCTCCTAAGCTCAGACAAATCATCAAACTGAAATGAGCGGTGGCTTCCAGCCCGGCACTGAACGCATAGATTTTCGGTGTCACCAGCTTTTCGGTATTGCTGCGCAAGCAGATGATCGCAGTCCATAGAATGAACAGGATCATGACAGATTGATTGTAACTCACGCGGTAACTCAAGGACTGGCGGAATTCCGGGATTTGACACAATCCAAGCCAGACCGCGCCAGCCAGTCCAGCGACCCAAAACAGCTTTGGTTTTTGAAAAAAAGCAGCGACACCGCTCCTGCGTATGCCAGTGCCAAACAGGATCAGGAAATTCGCCAAGAGTAGCGTTATGGCATCCGGCAGCGTTCCACGCAAACTGAGCAAACACGTCCCGATCGCGCCGAACAAAAACGCCACTGACCAGAGGCCGACTGACACATTTCCAGCACTGTCGCGGTGTTTCCAGAAAAAAAACAAAAAGCACAGCACGGCGCTGGCGGTCAGCTCCGCAACAACCAATGAAAACAAGATCGTCTTGGCATCAAGCATCTGTGCCCCCACCTACCGGGAACTACTAATGGGTAATTCATCTTAGTATTTCGCCTTCTAGTCGAGAAAAAAGTTTTTGAGTTATCCAAGGTTGTTTTTAGGTAATAATCGCAATGACTTAAGCTGCAGTTCGCTTGGTTATGGGCTTTGACGCGCTGCCGAATGCCAGGGTGCGGCCCTTGCCCTTGATCGCGTCTGTGACAATTATTTGGCCGCGTCCCAGCTTTTTCGCCTTCTGAAGTGCCCGAGCAGCTGTTTCCACACCACGTTCCGGCGGCATGCCGGCTCCAAAAACCGCGAGCCCAGCCCCTGCAGAGACTATAAGTTTGCCCCCGGTCGCCTCTTCACATTCAACACCAAACCGCCGGCAGACCCGTTGCGCAACCACCAGGCTGCCTTGCGCATCGAACCCTGGAAGAAAGATGACAAATTCTTCGCCATCTAACCGTCCGGCAAATGCGTTTTTGCCAATCGCTTCGCGCACGACGCGTCCAAACAACTGAAGAACCGCGTCCCCCATGGCATGACCGAAGCTGTCGTTGACCGATTTGAGCTGATCAATGTCAAAAAGGATCAGGCCATATCCCTTGGATTGCCCCCCGTCTTTCGAAAGCCATTTGTGACATGTGTTCCAGAATGCCCGCCGGTTGGGTAAACCGGTCAACGGGTCCTGATAGGCTTGTTCCTTATAGCGCAGGACCAGGATTTCAATGACCATGCCCACAGGCAAAACTATGGTCATCACCAAGGCCAACATGATCCAGACCAAATAGATGGCTGTTGCCGGATCGGCAAACATTTCAAGCGCATCCGTATTTCCGGCAAGGTTGTTGTAGGTCCAATACCAAAGATATCCGGATGCTTCTAAGGCCGAAGTGACACCTAACAACGTCACCGAATAAAGCCGGTCCCGATTCTGGAAGAATGCCATCCAGACGATCCAAATACAGAGCGTAATTAAACAGGGCTGGATAAAATTGATCCGCGCAATGAAGCTTTCAAAAAAGGGCGGATAACTGCAATACAGTATCCAAAGAATACCTGTTGCTGCAAAAACCCAAAGGTTTTGGGTTCGCCCCAAGATCGACGCCACACCAGCACGTTTCAATCCAACCGCCAGTATCAAAAGCAAATTGGAAACACCAATGCTCCAAAAGTCGCTGATTTGACCGCGCATCGCGATCAATCCAATCGAACTGGCACCAAGCAAAAGGCCTGCAATCCACCAAAGCAAACTGCCTGCTTGAATTTCCCCCCGCTTGGACAAGATCATCCAGAAAAGAACCAGTATGACGGCCCCTGCCATCTGGATCACGGAAATTGCGGCAAACAAAGTTGCAGTATCGAGCGTCATCAAGGTCTCTGCACCGGTCTATTCGGCACGAAAACTGTAAGGAGCAGTTGTAAAAAACTGACTAACCATCCGCATAACTATCAGTGTAATTATTATCTTCTTAATCTCAGCTCTTCCGCTGAAGGTGCCGCACGCGATTCAGCTTGGACCGATTCACCGTCGTTTGCGAGCGATTTCAAATATTCGGCGGTCTCTTTACGCTGCTGATTGTTGATAAGACCTTGGGACTCAATCGTGCCTTTCGGCGGGCCATAACCATCGGGCGGCTGAACCGTCCCTGATTTTGTCTCTTGCCCCGGGTTCATGGCCTCGAACAACGGTGTACCAGGCCCCACTCCACAGGCGCATAGCGTGGCTGCGAGAAAAAAACTGGTTGCCAGACTGGCCCATGCGCGCATCTTTTGAGGTTCCTCATTTGTTGCTCGCGACCGACTTCCACAGAAGTGTCACACAAGTCCACTAGCACATCGTCAAAGTGCGTAAGGGAAAGCAATCGACGGCGCCTGAACGTTGTGCCATAAAGGATTAACCGTTCCCAATACAAGCGCAAATAGAATTAGATAACGCTAAGGAACCAACCAAGAAGCTGCCGCCTCCAAATGGCAGCAACAAAGACCGGAAGTCGGAGGAATCCCTGCTTATGGCTGATGACCGCCAGCATCCCATGTTGCAATATATCATCAACAATCCGGAAGCATTTGCTCAAAATCTTGCAAAGACACTGGAAAATGCAGGCAAAGCGCTGGCCGCATATTTGGAACCGCGCGAACAAGGTAAAATCAAACACGATTCAACGGATGAGTTGACCGGTGTTGTTAAGACCCTGGCTCAGGTGGGCGAATACTGGGTGTCTGATCCGCAGCGCGCAATTGAAGCGCAAGGCCGATTGTGGACTGGCTATATAGACCTTTGGAACTCGTCCCTAAAACGGATGATGGGTGAACAGTCCGAACCAGCAGTTACGGCACCGGCAAAAGACAGACGATTCGCCGATCCAGACTGGGACAACAACCAGTACTTCGACTTCGTCAAACAGCTGTATTTGATTACCAGCCAATGGGCTGAAGAAATGGTTCAAGACGCTGAAGGTCTTGACGAGCACACCCGCCACAAGGCCGAATTTTACGTCACTCAGATTTCAAACGCCCTTTCGCCATCGAATTTCCTGCTGACGAACCCGGAGCTGCTGCGCCTGACATTGGAGAGCAATGGCGAAAACCTGGTCAAAGGCATGGAATTTCTGGCCGAGGACCTAAAGTCGGGCAAGGGTGATCTGAAAATCCGGCAGACGGATCTGACCAAATTCAAACTTGGCGACAATCTCGGCAATACACCGGGCAAAGTCATCGCTCAAAACGATGTTTGCCAGGTAATCCAATACTCGCCGACAACGGATAAAGTGCTCAAGCGGCCGCTGATGATCGTGCCGCCGTGGATCAACAAGTTCTACATTCTGGACTTGAATCAGGAGAAGTCCTTTATCAAATGGGCTGTCGATCAAGGCCACACCGTGTTTGTCATTTCCTGGGTCAATCCGGACGAACGGCAGGCGCAAAAAAGCTTCGAGCACTATATGAAAGAGGGCATCCTCAACACGCTCGACATCATCAAACGTGCCACACGGCAGGAAGAGGTCAATGCCATCGGCTACTGCGTTGGCGGCACGCTACTCGGTGTAACATTGGCCTATATGGCGCAAGTCGGAGATGAGCGTATCAAGACCGCGACCTTCTTTACCACGCAAGTCGATTTCACCTATGCGGGTGATTTGAAGGTCTTTGTTGACGAAGAACAGATTTCTGTTTTGGAAAAAAGGATGGCTGACAATGGCTATCTGGACGGCTCGAAAATGTCGTCTGCTTTCAACATGCTCCGGTCCAATGATCTCATCTGGTCCTATGTGGTCAACAATTACCTGAAAGGCAAAGAGCCCTTCCCCTTCGATCTACTATACTGGAACTCCGACTCGACCCGCATGCCGGCGGCAAACCACTCCTTTTATCTGCGCAACTGTTATCTCGATAACAAATTGTCCAAAGGGGAAATGGAAATTGCTGGCGAGAGGCTCGATCTATCCAAGGTGACAATCCCGATCTTCAATCTGGCCACCCGCGAGGATCATATTGCTCCGGCCAAATCGGTCTTCCTGGGCTCAGGCTGTTTTGGCGGACCGGTGGAATATGTGTTGTCCGGATCTGGCCATATTGCCGGTGTGGTCAACCCGCCAGCCAAGAACAAATACCAATATTGGACAGGTGGTGCTCCTAAAGGGGCACTCGAGAATTGGCTGAAGAACTCAGAAGAGCATCCAGGGTCCTGGTGGCCTTACTGGGATCAATGGATTCGCGAGAACGATGATGCGGAAGCCAAGCCGCGCAAGCCAGGGGCCAACAGAATGAAAATTCTAGAAGATGCGCCAGGCAGTTATGTCATGACCCGGGTCTAAGCAGAAAGTCATTACCACAGCTAAAATAACGTCGGCCGCACCACCAAATCGGGGTGTTTCCCCTGCCCTTTAAACGACACTGACTGGAGGTTGCCGTTTAGGCAACATCCAGTGGTGTGCGGGTCATGCCCAGAAGTTTGGCGAACTTGTCAGCTGCCATCGGCCGGCCGAAATGATAGCCCTGGGTGGTCTCGCATCGGCAACTGAGCAAAAACGCCTGCTGTTTTGCCGTTTCCACCCCTTCGGCCACGACATTCAGACCGAGCTCGCGCCCCAGAGCGATAATGGCGCGCACAATTGCCCGGTCACTTTCTTTATATTCAAGGTCCTGAATGAAACTCTGATCGATCTTCAGCCGGGTCAGCGGGAAATTCTTCAGTGCCACAAGACTGGAATACCCAGTTCCAAAGTCATCGATCGCCAGCTTGAT
Proteins encoded:
- a CDS encoding homoserine dehydrogenase, with amino-acid sequence MADALKIGVAGLGTVGASVVQLLNKHAGQNKHAAQIASKTGRGIDVIAVSARDKTKDRGFDTSSYAWYTDPVEMAEKADLDVFVELIGGDSGTAEDSVRAALSRGIDVVTANKALLAKHGVDLARLAEENGACLNYEAAVAGGIPIVKTMRESLAGNDVSRVYGILNGTCNYILTRMEAEGLSFEACLADAQRLGYAEADPTFDIEGNDTAHKLAILTSLAFGTEIASDNIFMEGITSITTADIQAADELGFRIKLLGVAHRTDTGIEQRVHPTMVPKTSAIARIDGVLNAVAVDGDYVGEIVLVGPGAGGNATASSVVADITDIARGDKTPVLGMPAAELQPYERARMRLHEGGYYIRLSVYDRPGAFAEIASRMGDAGISLESIVQKRHPAAGTEDDKTGGDSPQPVILITYETTEIAIKEALDAIMSKGVVAEQPQMIRIEKLK
- a CDS encoding LL-diaminopimelate aminotransferase, translated to MEEFHKIKRLPPYVFEQVNRLKAKARAAGADIIDLGMGNPDLPTPKHIVDKLTEVVQDPRSHRYSASKGIQGLRKAQAAYYERRFGVKLDPDTQVIATLGSKEGFANMAQAISAPGDVILSPNPSYPIHTFGFLMAGASIRNIPAEPNAGFFEALEKAVIHSVPKPIAIILCYPANPTAYCADLDFYKDVVAFARKHNIFILSDLAYSEIYFGETPPPSVLQVPGAMDVTVEFNSLSKTFSMPGWRMGFAVGNERLVGALGRVKSYLDYGAFTPIQVAATAALNGPEDCIRETREIYKKRRDVVVESFGRAGWDIPAPEASMFCWAPIPDKFRSLGSLEFSKLLLERADVAVAPGIGFGEYGDGFVRIGLVENEQRLRQAARNVRRFLETADQKLHNVIPLETSS
- a CDS encoding GGDEF domain-containing protein, with product MSYNQSVMILFILWTAIICLRSNTEKLVTPKIYAFSAGLEATAHFSLMICLSLGASNEFLEAIKGYVVTIALLVILVSMVLCMFTSLSMPIERSLLQFKTKAYLDSLTGLPNRRAIFEHAEALKRRLTGADFLTVIRFDIDDFKLINDTFGHAMGDCVLRMFGSVCRDTQLVNTVAGRLGGDEFAILCQGIGPKQAKHLVVQIKQRFADACLQATNGDAQVSLSAGISYVPVKRGIDEALEVADKATYEAKNRGRGQTVIIALPADKLPEKNDQQNFMQLHSGLA
- a CDS encoding GGDEF domain-containing protein — translated: MTLDTATLFAAISVIQMAGAVILVLFWMILSKRGEIQAGSLLWWIAGLLLGASSIGLIAMRGQISDFWSIGVSNLLLILAVGLKRAGVASILGRTQNLWVFAATGILWILYCSYPPFFESFIARINFIQPCLITLCIWIVWMAFFQNRDRLYSVTLLGVTSALEASGYLWYWTYNNLAGNTDALEMFADPATAIYLVWIMLALVMTIVLPVGMVIEILVLRYKEQAYQDPLTGLPNRRAFWNTCHKWLSKDGGQSKGYGLILFDIDQLKSVNDSFGHAMGDAVLQLFGRVVREAIGKNAFAGRLDGEEFVIFLPGFDAQGSLVVAQRVCRRFGVECEEATGGKLIVSAGAGLAVFGAGMPPERGVETAARALQKAKKLGRGQIIVTDAIKGKGRTLAFGSASKPITKRTAA
- a CDS encoding alpha/beta hydrolase; amino-acid sequence: MADDRQHPMLQYIINNPEAFAQNLAKTLENAGKALAAYLEPREQGKIKHDSTDELTGVVKTLAQVGEYWVSDPQRAIEAQGRLWTGYIDLWNSSLKRMMGEQSEPAVTAPAKDRRFADPDWDNNQYFDFVKQLYLITSQWAEEMVQDAEGLDEHTRHKAEFYVTQISNALSPSNFLLTNPELLRLTLESNGENLVKGMEFLAEDLKSGKGDLKIRQTDLTKFKLGDNLGNTPGKVIAQNDVCQVIQYSPTTDKVLKRPLMIVPPWINKFYILDLNQEKSFIKWAVDQGHTVFVISWVNPDERQAQKSFEHYMKEGILNTLDIIKRATRQEEVNAIGYCVGGTLLGVTLAYMAQVGDERIKTATFFTTQVDFTYAGDLKVFVDEEQISVLEKRMADNGYLDGSKMSSAFNMLRSNDLIWSYVVNNYLKGKEPFPFDLLYWNSDSTRMPAANHSFYLRNCYLDNKLSKGEMEIAGERLDLSKVTIPIFNLATREDHIAPAKSVFLGSGCFGGPVEYVLSGSGHIAGVVNPPAKNKYQYWTGGAPKGALENWLKNSEEHPGSWWPYWDQWIRENDDAEAKPRKPGANRMKILEDAPGSYVMTRV